One window of Inquilinus sp. KBS0705 genomic DNA carries:
- a CDS encoding DUF3667 domain-containing protein, with amino-acid sequence MNSKKHEIHLNCSNCGTLLAGKHCHECGQKAGVHRLTLHELFHEVWHVFTHTDKGILKLIKDLFIHPVSVYDGYFGGQRKKYFSPVLFFLVTAGILTFLYPYVFDYEDKITNLHNEFGRELYHLSKYRALVLLPVEAILLWLVFRTRYNLAEVTVFLLFCLGFTYTIRIILMPLYFPLIRHKSDIDNTLLYGSYLIIWLHGSLVLARKQAGYILAMFILVNIFFVLDGMLEQYLVFGTDMFNNYVYNIHSFTDLLKSIYSW; translated from the coding sequence ATGAACTCAAAAAAGCACGAGATACACCTTAATTGCAGCAATTGCGGAACTTTGCTTGCGGGTAAGCACTGCCACGAATGCGGGCAAAAAGCCGGGGTACACCGCCTAACCCTTCACGAGCTTTTCCATGAAGTATGGCATGTTTTTACACATACCGATAAAGGCATATTAAAGCTAATTAAAGATCTGTTTATACACCCGGTTAGCGTGTACGATGGGTACTTTGGCGGGCAACGTAAAAAGTATTTTAGCCCGGTACTCTTCTTTTTGGTTACTGCCGGTATACTTACTTTTTTATACCCCTATGTGTTTGATTACGAAGACAAAATAACCAATTTACATAACGAGTTTGGCCGCGAGCTTTACCATTTAAGTAAATACCGGGCGCTGGTTTTATTGCCCGTTGAGGCTATATTACTTTGGCTGGTTTTTCGTACCCGCTACAATTTAGCCGAGGTTACGGTGTTCCTGCTTTTTTGCCTGGGTTTTACCTATACCATCCGCATTATTTTAATGCCGCTATATTTCCCACTGATAAGGCATAAAAGCGACATAGATAATACACTGTTATATGGCAGCTACCTTATTATATGGCTGCATGGCAGCCTGGTGTTGGCCCGCAAACAGGCAGGCTATATTTTAGCCATGTTTATATTGGTAAATATATTTTTTGTGTTAGATGGCATGCTGGAGCAGTATCTTGTTTTTGGCACCGATATGTTTAACAATTATGTTTACAACATACACAGCTTTACCGATC
- a CDS encoding M20/M25/M40 family metallo-hydrolase — protein MATFLAGCAGNDKKETTTATPDTGMALDIKQHIAVLANDSLTGRKPFTSGEDKTIAYIAGEFKKLGLEPGNNGSYFQDVPMVEITAEKADMQISGKVNATFKPEVDFVASTRREMNTVTLNKSPLVFAGFGVVAPEYGWNDYKGLDVKGKTVIVLVNDPGFKSGRNDFFKGDTMTYYGRWTYKYEEAARQGAAGVLIVHQTEPASYGWQVIGTSFAESKLYLQQTDKHMNRCIAEGWISEDAAKKLLATAGITGDIRAYARNKAFKAVALNSFASLTLHNKLNYSKSHNVIATIKGTAKPDEAILYTAHWDHLGVGTPDAKGDSIYNGAVDNASGVAAIMAIAKKFSQQAGKPKRSVVFLAVTAEEQGLLGSEYYATHPIYPLNKTVANLNIDALSAFGETKDFGITGKGQNDLDDYVAAEAKQHGWDVVGDDNPGAGGYFRSDHFNFAKLGVPALDLHNGANSVTKGEAFGKEQFKEYNDKHYHQPSDEYTDAMDTKGMAQTAALMFRIGYKLSNESTFPGWKPGSEFKAIREKAMAK, from the coding sequence ATGGCTACTTTTTTGGCCGGCTGCGCAGGCAACGATAAAAAAGAAACTACAACCGCCACACCCGATACCGGTATGGCTTTAGATATTAAACAACACATTGCAGTACTGGCCAACGACTCGTTAACCGGGCGCAAACCGTTTACCTCTGGCGAAGATAAAACCATTGCTTACATAGCCGGCGAGTTTAAAAAGCTTGGGTTGGAACCGGGCAACAATGGCAGCTACTTTCAGGATGTGCCAATGGTTGAAATAACCGCCGAAAAGGCCGATATGCAAATAAGCGGCAAGGTAAACGCCACCTTTAAACCCGAAGTTGATTTTGTGGCCAGCACCCGCCGCGAAATGAATACTGTAACGCTTAATAAATCGCCCCTGGTGTTTGCCGGCTTTGGGGTAGTTGCACCTGAATATGGCTGGAACGACTATAAAGGCCTGGATGTAAAAGGGAAAACGGTAATTGTTTTAGTAAACGACCCGGGCTTTAAATCGGGCAGGAATGACTTTTTTAAAGGTGATACCATGACCTATTATGGCCGCTGGACCTACAAGTACGAAGAGGCTGCCCGGCAAGGTGCTGCCGGTGTGCTTATTGTGCACCAAACAGAGCCTGCCAGCTACGGTTGGCAGGTTATAGGCACCAGTTTTGCCGAATCTAAACTATACCTGCAGCAAACAGACAAGCACATGAATCGCTGCATAGCCGAAGGATGGATAAGCGAGGATGCGGCCAAAAAGCTTTTGGCAACCGCTGGTATTACCGGCGATATACGTGCCTATGCACGCAATAAGGCTTTTAAAGCCGTGGCATTAAACAGCTTTGCATCGCTTACTTTACATAATAAGCTTAACTATTCTAAATCGCATAATGTAATTGCCACTATTAAAGGCACTGCAAAACCTGATGAAGCCATTTTATATACCGCCCATTGGGACCATTTAGGCGTAGGCACACCCGATGCCAAAGGCGACAGCATTTACAATGGCGCGGTTGATAACGCCAGTGGTGTTGCTGCAATAATGGCGATCGCTAAAAAGTTCAGTCAGCAGGCTGGCAAACCTAAACGTTCGGTGGTATTCCTGGCGGTTACAGCCGAGGAACAGGGCTTGTTGGGGTCTGAGTATTATGCTACCCATCCTATTTATCCTTTAAACAAAACAGTGGCTAATCTTAACATTGATGCTTTATCTGCCTTTGGCGAAACCAAGGACTTTGGCATTACGGGCAAAGGCCAAAACGATTTAGACGACTATGTTGCTGCCGAAGCCAAACAGCACGGCTGGGATGTGGTAGGCGATGATAACCCCGGCGCAGGTGGCTACTTCCGCAGCGACCACTTTAACTTTGCCAAACTGGGCGTTCCTGCTTTAGACCTGCACAACGGTGCCAATTCGGTAACTAAGGGCGAAGCGTTTGGCAAAGAGCAATTTAAGGAGTATAACGACAAGCACTACCACCAACCATCAGACGAGTATACCGATGCCATGGATACCAAGGGCATGGCCCAAACGGCTGCTTTGATGTTCAGGATAGGTTATAAACTAAGCAACGAGAGCACTTTCCCGGGATGGAAACCGGGTAGCGAGTTTAAGGCAATCAGAGAAAAAGCAATGGCTAAATAG
- a CDS encoding isoleucine--tRNA ligase yields MYKEYKQLNLSQTGKDVLEFWKQKGIFEKSISSRPASKPYTFYEGPPSANGMPGIHHVMGRSIKDIFCRYKTLKGYQVKRKGGWDTHGLPIELAVEKSLGITKDDIGKKITVKEYNDACRKEVMRYTDVWNDLTLKMGYWVDLDNPYVTYENEYIETLWWILKELYNKDLLYKGYTVQPYSPKSGTGLSSHELNQPGTYKMVKDTTITAQFKVKRDKDSEFLFEGVDTDVFILAWTTTPWTLPSNCALAVGENISYVKVATFNPYTYEPVCVILAKDLVKKYFKAEGENASFDDYKGGDKVIPYKIEAELKGSDLVGLHYEQLMPYVTNADLEQNAFRVIPADFVTTEDGTGIVHTASVFGADDFRACKENNVPSVMVKDENGKDVPLVNKQGRFVDEVTDYAGRYVKEEYYSNEERAEEGFKPTDVLISIKLKTENKAFDVKKYEHSYPHSWRSDEPILYYPLDSWFIRTTAVKEKLVALNKTINWKPESTGTGRFGNWLENLVDWNLSRSRYWGTPLPIWREENGGEEKCIGSIAELNAEIERSIAAGFMPAGFKLEDMHRPYVDDVILTSSTGNKMFREPDLIDVWFDSGAMPYAQWHFPFENKEEFAAAYPADFIAEGVDQTRGWFFTLHAIAVMLSEASDEVKAVNEKVGNKGIAFKNVISNGLVLDKNGNKMSKRLGNGIDPFETIEQFGADAARWYMISNAAPWDNLKFNIEGLDEVRRKFFGTLYNTYSFFVLYANIDKFDYSAAEIAIDKRPELDRWIISLLNTLSKEVDGYYADFEPTKAARAIQEFVDVHFSNWYIRLSRRRFWRSDNSDDKLSAYQTLYTCLIDIAKLMSPIAPFFAERLYTDLNSVTKKETFESVHLAYFPEFNAGLVDTALEERMQLAQDVSSLVLSLRKKIEIPVRRPLGKILLPILDKGFKEQVEKVKELILSETNIKAIEYITDTAGFIKKKIKPNFKALGAKVGKDMKDVAAAINSLGQEDIAKLEAEGAIPVLDSKYSILLSDVEIIAEDVPGWQVANLGKLTVALDVTITNELKEEGISRELVNRIQNLRKAKEFEVTDRIKVVVSDSEFIRDATKNNLNYICAEILADSLVLDNELNDGDKVEIDGNEILIVISKS; encoded by the coding sequence ATGTACAAGGAATATAAGCAGTTAAATTTATCGCAAACAGGCAAAGATGTGCTGGAGTTTTGGAAACAGAAAGGCATATTTGAAAAAAGCATAAGCAGCCGTCCGGCAAGCAAACCGTATACTTTTTACGAGGGGCCGCCAAGCGCTAATGGTATGCCCGGTATTCACCATGTTATGGGCCGGTCTATCAAAGATATTTTTTGCCGTTACAAAACCCTTAAAGGTTACCAGGTTAAACGTAAAGGCGGATGGGATACCCATGGCCTGCCTATTGAGCTTGCGGTCGAAAAATCGTTAGGCATCACTAAGGATGATATTGGTAAAAAAATAACCGTTAAGGAATATAACGATGCCTGCCGTAAAGAGGTAATGCGCTATACTGATGTATGGAATGACCTTACCCTTAAAATGGGTTACTGGGTAGACCTTGACAACCCTTATGTTACCTACGAAAACGAATACATTGAAACCCTTTGGTGGATACTAAAGGAACTATATAACAAAGACCTTTTATACAAAGGATATACCGTACAGCCATACTCGCCAAAATCGGGTACGGGTTTAAGTTCGCATGAGCTTAACCAGCCGGGTACCTACAAAATGGTGAAGGACACTACCATTACTGCCCAGTTTAAAGTAAAGCGCGATAAAGATTCGGAATTTTTATTTGAAGGCGTAGATACAGATGTATTTATACTGGCCTGGACAACCACGCCGTGGACATTGCCATCAAACTGTGCTTTGGCTGTAGGCGAAAATATAAGCTATGTTAAGGTAGCTACATTTAACCCTTACACCTACGAGCCGGTTTGTGTTATACTGGCTAAAGACCTGGTTAAAAAATATTTTAAAGCCGAAGGCGAGAACGCCTCTTTTGATGATTATAAAGGCGGCGATAAAGTTATCCCTTATAAAATTGAGGCTGAATTAAAAGGCAGCGATCTGGTTGGTTTGCATTATGAGCAGTTAATGCCTTATGTAACCAATGCCGACCTGGAGCAAAATGCTTTCCGCGTAATTCCCGCAGACTTTGTTACCACCGAGGATGGTACGGGTATAGTACACACCGCATCTGTTTTTGGTGCGGATGACTTTAGAGCATGTAAAGAAAACAACGTGCCATCGGTAATGGTGAAGGACGAGAATGGTAAGGATGTTCCGTTAGTGAACAAACAGGGCCGTTTTGTTGACGAGGTTACCGACTATGCGGGCCGTTACGTAAAAGAAGAATATTACAGCAATGAAGAGCGCGCCGAAGAAGGTTTTAAGCCTACTGATGTGTTGATCTCCATTAAGCTGAAAACAGAAAATAAAGCATTCGACGTAAAAAAATACGAGCACAGCTACCCGCACTCTTGGCGTTCGGATGAGCCAATATTATACTATCCGTTGGATAGCTGGTTTATACGCACTACCGCTGTAAAAGAAAAGCTGGTTGCACTAAACAAAACCATTAACTGGAAACCCGAAAGTACCGGTACCGGCCGTTTTGGTAACTGGCTGGAAAACCTGGTGGACTGGAACCTGTCGCGTTCACGTTACTGGGGAACACCATTGCCCATCTGGCGCGAAGAGAACGGTGGCGAGGAAAAATGCATAGGCTCGATAGCCGAGCTGAATGCCGAGATAGAAAGATCAATAGCAGCCGGTTTTATGCCTGCAGGCTTCAAGCTGGAAGATATGCACCGCCCTTATGTGGATGATGTAATATTAACTTCATCAACCGGTAACAAAATGTTCCGCGAGCCCGACCTGATAGACGTTTGGTTTGATAGCGGTGCCATGCCTTACGCGCAATGGCATTTCCCGTTCGAGAACAAGGAAGAATTTGCAGCAGCCTACCCGGCAGATTTTATAGCTGAGGGTGTTGACCAAACCCGTGGCTGGTTTTTTACCCTGCACGCTATAGCCGTAATGCTAAGCGAAGCAAGCGACGAGGTAAAAGCCGTGAACGAAAAGGTTGGCAATAAAGGTATCGCGTTTAAAAATGTGATATCAAATGGTTTGGTGCTTGATAAGAATGGCAACAAAATGTCTAAACGTTTAGGCAACGGTATAGATCCATTTGAAACTATTGAGCAGTTTGGTGCCGATGCCGCCCGCTGGTATATGATAAGCAATGCCGCGCCCTGGGATAACCTAAAATTTAATATAGAAGGCCTTGACGAAGTTCGCCGCAAGTTTTTCGGTACGCTGTATAACACTTACTCGTTTTTTGTGCTATACGCCAATATAGACAAGTTTGATTACAGCGCAGCCGAAATAGCGATAGATAAACGCCCCGAGCTTGACCGTTGGATCATATCCTTATTAAATACCCTAAGCAAGGAGGTTGATGGTTATTACGCCGATTTTGAACCTACCAAAGCCGCACGTGCCATACAGGAATTTGTTGATGTGCATTTTAGTAACTGGTATATCCGCCTAAGCCGTCGCCGTTTCTGGCGCTCAGATAATTCTGACGACAAGCTTTCGGCCTACCAAACCTTATATACCTGTTTAATTGATATCGCTAAATTAATGTCGCCAATTGCGCCGTTTTTTGCCGAGCGTTTATATACCGACTTGAACAGCGTTACAAAAAAAGAAACGTTTGAATCAGTGCACCTGGCTTACTTCCCTGAATTTAATGCCGGCCTTGTTGATACGGCTTTAGAAGAGCGTATGCAATTGGCGCAGGATGTATCGTCATTAGTGTTATCGCTTCGTAAAAAGATAGAGATACCAGTACGCCGCCCATTAGGCAAAATACTACTGCCGATACTTGATAAAGGCTTTAAAGAGCAGGTAGAGAAAGTTAAGGAGCTGATATTATCAGAAACTAACATTAAAGCGATAGAATACATTACTGATACCGCCGGCTTTATCAAAAAGAAGATAAAACCAAACTTTAAAGCTCTTGGCGCTAAGGTAGGTAAAGACATGAAAGATGTAGCCGCAGCCATTAATTCATTAGGCCAGGAGGATATAGCTAAGTTGGAAGCTGAAGGTGCAATTCCGGTGCTTGATAGTAAATATTCGATACTACTATCAGACGTAGAAATCATAGCAGAAGACGTACCGGGATGGCAGGTTGCAAATTTAGGCAAACTAACCGTGGCTTTAGATGTTACGATAACCAACGAACTGAAAGAGGAGGGAATATCAAGGGAACTGGTGAACAGGATACAAAATTTGCGTAAAGCAAAGGAGTTTGAAGTTACCGACCGAATAAAAGTAGTTGTAAGCGATAGCGAATTTATACGCGACGCCACGAAAAATAATTTAAACTATATTTGCGCCGAAATTTTAGCTGATAGCCTTGTGCTTGATAATGAGCTGAATGACGGTGATAAAGTAGAGATTGATGGAAATGAAATTTTAATAGTAATTAGTAAAAGTTAA
- a CDS encoding TraR/DksA family transcriptional regulator, giving the protein METTKTRYSDSELKEFKDLLLEKLRSSKEELNALATSLSSPNANGTDDTAGTYKTLEDGSATLEKEQINQLAARQKKFIEQLEAALVRIENKTYGICRETGKLIPKERLRAVPHTTLTMEAKLKQ; this is encoded by the coding sequence ATGGAAACTACAAAAACAAGATATTCTGATTCAGAATTAAAAGAGTTTAAAGACCTGCTTTTAGAGAAACTACGTAGCTCGAAAGAAGAGCTTAACGCTTTAGCTACATCTTTAAGCTCGCCTAATGCTAATGGTACAGATGATACTGCCGGTACTTATAAAACACTGGAAGATGGATCGGCTACTTTAGAGAAAGAGCAAATTAACCAACTGGCTGCCCGCCAGAAAAAATTTATTGAGCAACTGGAAGCTGCGTTAGTGCGCATAGAGAACAAAACTTATGGCATTTGCCGCGAAACCGGTAAGCTTATCCCTAAAGAGCGTTTACGTGCCGTACCGCACACTACGCTAACTATGGAAGCTAAATTAAAGCAATAA
- a CDS encoding lipoprotein signal peptidase, whose product MKAAYTKPFLTAAFIILLDQIIKIWVRSHMQIGEEIHLLGNRGMLHYTENNGMAFGMELGGEFGKLALTLFRIVAVCGIGYGLVHLIKHKYHRGLIMMVALILAGAVGNIIDSTFYGIIYKYASLFHGRVVDMFYFPLLSGHFPHWVPIWGGEEYIFFRPVFNLADSAISVGVIMILLNQKRYFKQEVIEESNPNSEMVEE is encoded by the coding sequence ATGAAGGCTGCTTACACCAAACCTTTTTTAACTGCCGCTTTTATTATCCTGCTTGACCAGATCATTAAAATATGGGTGCGCAGCCACATGCAAATTGGAGAAGAGATACATCTTTTAGGCAATAGGGGCATGCTGCACTATACCGAAAACAACGGTATGGCCTTTGGCATGGAGCTGGGCGGCGAGTTTGGTAAACTGGCATTAACACTTTTTCGTATTGTTGCTGTTTGTGGCATAGGCTATGGGCTGGTGCATTTAATAAAGCATAAATATCATCGTGGTTTAATTATGATGGTAGCTTTAATACTGGCAGGCGCTGTTGGTAACATTATCGATTCTACCTTTTACGGTATTATTTATAAATACGCATCGTTGTTTCATGGCCGTGTGGTTGATATGTTTTATTTCCCGCTATTATCAGGTCATTTCCCGCATTGGGTACCCATATGGGGTGGCGAAGAATACATCTTTTTTAGGCCGGTATTTAACCTGGCCGACTCTGCCATATCGGTAGGGGTAATTATGATATTGCTAAATCAAAAGCGCTATTTTAAGCAAGAGGTAATTGAAGAAAGCAACCCCAACAGCGAAATGGTAGAAGAATAA
- a CDS encoding DUF541 domain-containing protein, giving the protein MKKLFLIAALVATTFGAFAQSADLRRKIEVTGTSELEVTPDIINVTITLKEYLSGKTKVTISQLEKQLEKAVAEAGIAKEDFTVNDLSSWNYTDEKKKALDFLAAKQYGIKFRDLNKFNQILSKLDPKGIQSTNIDSYDYSKIEQVKNELKLKALLAAKSKAAFLLAGIGEKLGVALNIVENDNSSFPQPRNVMYMAKSAAADVAPESDIDVRKIKLSFQINAAFEIR; this is encoded by the coding sequence ATGAAGAAATTATTCTTAATAGCGGCATTAGTTGCTACCACCTTTGGAGCATTTGCACAATCAGCCGATCTGCGCCGTAAAATTGAAGTTACCGGTACATCCGAATTAGAGGTTACTCCCGATATTATAAACGTGACCATTACCCTTAAGGAATATCTTAGCGGTAAAACAAAGGTTACCATCAGCCAGTTAGAAAAGCAATTGGAAAAGGCGGTTGCCGAAGCCGGTATAGCTAAGGAAGACTTTACCGTTAATGATCTATCATCATGGAATTATACAGATGAGAAGAAAAAAGCGCTGGATTTTTTAGCCGCCAAGCAATATGGCATCAAGTTTCGCGATCTGAATAAGTTTAACCAGATATTAAGCAAGCTTGACCCTAAAGGCATTCAATCTACTAACATTGATAGCTACGACTATTCTAAAATAGAACAGGTGAAAAATGAACTTAAGTTAAAGGCATTGCTTGCCGCTAAAAGTAAAGCCGCGTTTTTGTTAGCTGGTATAGGCGAAAAATTAGGCGTTGCTTTAAATATCGTAGAGAACGATAATAGCAGTTTCCCGCAGCCGCGTAATGTAATGTATATGGCCAAATCAGCAGCTGCTGATGTAGCCCCTGAGTCTGATATCGATGTTAGGAAAATTAAACTAAGCTTTCAAATAAATGCTGCGTTCGAAATAAGATAA
- the bshA gene encoding N-acetyl-alpha-D-glucosaminyl L-malate synthase BshA, with protein MKIGIVCYPTFGGSGVVATELGKALADRGHQVHFVTYNQPARLDFFSENLFYHEVSVSQYPLFDYPPYELALASRLVDVVRFEKLDLLHVHYAIPHASAAFMAKQILATYGIAIPVITTLHGTDITLVGQDSTYKPVVTFSINKSDGVTAVSEHLKQDTYRFFDIEKDIKVIPNFIDLTRFSLKAKDHFKKAIAPNGEKVLVHTSNFRKVKRTEDVIKMFAKVIEKIPAKLLMVGDGGERSGCEQLSRDLGISEHVRFLGKQDAIEEILSVSDLFLMPSQSESFGLAALEAMACKVPVISSNAGGLPELNIEGETGYLLDIGDVDGMAEKAIYILEDEGRLNEFKERALARAKQFELANILPEYENYYKEIIEKSSQHIL; from the coding sequence ATGAAAATAGGTATAGTTTGTTACCCAACCTTTGGCGGAAGCGGGGTTGTAGCCACAGAATTAGGTAAAGCCCTTGCCGATAGGGGGCACCAGGTTCACTTTGTTACATATAACCAGCCTGCCCGGCTTGATTTTTTCTCTGAAAATCTTTTCTATCACGAGGTGTCGGTATCGCAATACCCTTTGTTTGATTACCCGCCTTACGAGCTTGCCCTTGCCAGCCGACTGGTTGATGTGGTAAGGTTTGAAAAGTTAGACCTGCTGCATGTGCATTATGCCATCCCGCATGCCTCGGCTGCGTTTATGGCTAAACAAATATTAGCTACCTATGGCATAGCCATCCCGGTAATTACAACACTGCACGGCACCGATATTACCCTTGTGGGGCAGGATAGTACTTACAAGCCGGTGGTTACCTTCTCTATCAACAAATCCGATGGCGTAACCGCGGTATCAGAACATTTAAAGCAAGATACTTATCGTTTTTTTGATATAGAAAAAGATATAAAGGTAATCCCCAACTTTATCGACTTAACCCGCTTTAGCCTAAAAGCAAAAGATCACTTTAAAAAGGCAATAGCACCAAACGGCGAAAAAGTGTTGGTGCATACCTCAAACTTCCGCAAGGTAAAACGCACCGAGGATGTAATAAAGATGTTTGCCAAAGTGATTGAAAAGATACCTGCCAAATTATTGATGGTAGGCGATGGTGGCGAACGATCGGGCTGCGAACAGCTAAGCCGCGACCTGGGCATATCAGAGCATGTTCGCTTTTTAGGTAAGCAGGATGCTATTGAAGAGATATTATCTGTCTCTGATCTTTTCCTGATGCCGTCTCAATCAGAAAGTTTTGGTTTAGCGGCATTAGAAGCTATGGCCTGTAAAGTACCAGTAATTAGTAGTAATGCAGGTGGCTTGCCCGAATTGAATATTGAAGGAGAGACCGGATATTTATTAGATATTGGTGATGTGGATGGTATGGCCGAAAAGGCCATTTATATATTAGAAGATGAAGGCCGATTAAACGAGTTTAAAGAACGTGCGCTTGCCCGTGCAAAGCAGTTTGAGCTGGCTAATATTCTACCTGAATATGAGAACTACTACAAAGAGATAATTGAAAAGAGCAGCCAGCATATCTTATAA
- a CDS encoding lactonase family protein: MKKLLLAFLMLVPGLIFAQKKSMTPKTFDLIVGAYTSGKSKGIAVYRFYAETGKLAYLSQIDDVSNPSYLTASANNKFVYAVNENDQGEVSAFNFEPKTGQLKFINKVSTLGGAPCYVSVDKNQKNLFIANYSGGNIAVVPIKADGSVDLATQTIKDPGHGPNKDRQEKAHVHTAVLSPDEKYVLYTDLGTDKINITKYKGSKTSPIVPANPAFVSITPGYGPRHLAFSANKKYLYLITEMGSSVILFDYNNGKLKQKQDITLLPDGFTGSTGAADIHLSPDGKFLYASNRGDANDISVFSVNPEDGILTFIERKSSGGKGPRNFAIDPTGNWLLVANQNSDSIIVLRIDPATGKLTQSFNRIEVGNPVCLKFTPAE, from the coding sequence ATGAAAAAGTTATTATTAGCATTTTTAATGCTTGTTCCGGGACTGATTTTTGCTCAGAAAAAAAGTATGACACCAAAGACATTTGACCTTATTGTTGGCGCATACACCAGCGGGAAAAGTAAAGGTATAGCCGTATATCGCTTTTATGCTGAAACCGGCAAGCTGGCCTATTTAAGCCAGATAGATGATGTAAGCAACCCATCATATCTAACAGCATCGGCTAATAATAAATTTGTTTATGCCGTTAACGAGAATGACCAGGGCGAGGTTAGCGCTTTTAACTTTGAGCCAAAAACAGGCCAGTTAAAATTCATTAATAAAGTATCTACATTAGGCGGCGCACCTTGCTATGTATCGGTTGATAAAAACCAGAAGAACTTGTTTATTGCCAACTACAGTGGCGGTAATATTGCCGTTGTACCTATAAAAGCCGACGGATCTGTTGACCTGGCTACCCAAACCATTAAAGACCCGGGCCACGGGCCTAATAAAGACAGGCAGGAAAAAGCGCATGTGCATACCGCGGTGTTATCACCCGATGAAAAGTATGTGCTGTATACCGACTTGGGGACCGATAAAATAAACATCACCAAATACAAGGGATCAAAAACCAGCCCTATTGTACCTGCAAACCCGGCATTTGTAAGTATTACACCCGGCTACGGCCCGCGCCATTTAGCCTTTTCGGCCAATAAGAAGTATTTGTACCTGATAACAGAAATGGGCAGCTCGGTGATATTGTTTGATTACAATAACGGCAAGCTAAAACAGAAGCAGGATATTACTTTATTGCCTGATGGCTTTACAGGATCAACTGGTGCTGCAGATATACACTTATCGCCAGATGGTAAATTTTTATATGCCAGCAACCGTGGCGATGCCAACGACATTTCGGTATTCAGTGTTAACCCCGAAGATGGTATTTTAACTTTTATCGAACGCAAATCAAGCGGTGGCAAAGGCCCGCGTAACTTTGCTATAGACCCTACCGGCAATTGGTTATTGGTTGCCAACCAAAACAGCGACAGCATAATTGTATTGAGGATAGACCCTGCTACAGGCAAGCTTACCCAAAGCTTTAACCGCATTGAAGTGGGCAACCCTGTTTGCTTAAAGTTTACTCCTGCAGAGTAA